In Podospora pseudopauciseta strain CBS 411.78 chromosome 3, whole genome shotgun sequence, one genomic interval encodes:
- a CDS encoding hypothetical protein (COG:L; EggNog:ENOG503P4UM), producing MNRSIEQALLSLIPTHNAALPPQLTELASSLLAQSRHKASTLKAEEEIARPYACAHIACERLKTTLNLPPIEPRPPIPPRIYKRLYSHLDKILPSGTGTPGRGTPARGGLEGRVRTPSTKLREQLAPLGTSPQASKSRPLPGRTTPSKEKSLADFRDSNADGTPSKKKLGTTPQSNRKPPPLPLWIRPTLRFLCKELGPASIGPIVASGIESIVCPNGKPTEDEWVKINLVSLLGALYLFVWRGVTFPGQDLDQSTYIKFRKQLVATLNRARKEVEINVKDGDAEKAWEWWYDVKLKDLDMSALVINRHGWLELDWAKGVQDFVHMNEERARDDEEDAEREERNAEPVQLRRADTMFQERYDFLTDRKRKAYAEWKDGIMKRIKAQG from the coding sequence ATGAACCGCTCCATCGAGcaagccctcctctccctcatcccaaCCCACAAcgccgccctccccccacaaCTTACCGAGCTCGccagctccctcctcgcccaatCCCGTCACAAAGCCAGCACCCTCAAAGCCGAAGAGGAAATCGCCCGCCCCTACGCCTGTGCCCACATCGCCTGCGAAAGACTCAAAACCACCCTCAACTTGCCCCCTATTGAGCCCCGGCCACCCATCCCGCCACGCATCTACAAACGCCTCTACAGCCATCTCGACAAAATCCTCCCATCTGGCACTGGAACCCCAGGGCGAGGAACACCAGCTCGCGGTGGTCTTGAAGGTCGTGTCCGCACACCGAGCACAAAACTAAGAGAACAACTTGCGCCGCTTGGTACCTCACCACAAGCCAGCAAAAGCAGGCCTCTACCAGGGAGAACAACGCCAAGCAAGGAGAAGTCGCTAGCGGACTTTCGGGACAGTAACGCAGATGGCACCCCTTCGAAGAAGAAATTAGGGACCACCCCCCAGTCAAACAGAAAGCCACCACCTTTACCGTTATGGATCCGGCCAACGCTGCGGTTTTTATGCAAGGAACTCGGCCCAGCCAGTATCGGCCCTATCGTGGCCTCCGGGATTGAGTCTATCGTTTGTCCCAATGGCAAACCGACAGAGGATGAGTGGGTGAAAATCAACCTGGTCTCGTTACTCGGTGCTCTGTATCTGTTTGTCTGGCGAGGCGTTACGTTTCCCGGCCAAGATCTGGATCAGTCGACGTACATCAAGTTCCGGAAGCAACTCGTGGCTACGTTGAATAGAGCCAGGAAGGAGGTCGAGATCAATGTTAAGGACGGTGATGCTGAGAAGgcgtgggagtggtggtatGATGTCAAGCTCAAGGATCTGGATATGTCTGCCTTGGTGATCAACCGTCATGGTTGGTTGGAGTTGGATTGGGCAAAGGGAGTGCAGGATTTTGTGCATATGAATGAAGAACGAGCAcgggatgatgaggaggatgcagagagagaggaaaggAACGCGGAACCCGTCCAGCTCAGGCGGGCGGATACGATGTTCCAGGAGAGATACGACTTTCTCACTGACAGGAAAAGGAAGGCGTATGCTGAGTGGAAGGACGGGATCATGAAGAGGATCAAGGCGCAGGGCTGA
- the GRE2_2 gene encoding methylglyoxal reductase (NADPH-dependent) gre2 (COG:V; EggNog:ENOG503NVWR): MTKVLLTGGSGFIAAHILDQLLSASHTVITTVRSQSKADAITSAYPSQTTSGHLTVAIVPDIAQPNAFDSVLQTHGSGLEVVLHTASPFHFKFNDPKKELIDPALIGTTSILSAITQFAPSVRRVVVTSSFAAIINEAHVSDPSTVFSEKSWNPVTIDDIHRNPATAYRASKTLAEKAAWEFVQNKENDAKFDLVTINPPMVFGPVVHHLATLEAINTSNERIVDAIKGKWKGEIPPTGQAYIWVDVRDVATAHVRAGLGLVEGVAGKRLFVVSGWFSNARIAEVLRKNFPDDKEKLPEEGVKGGELPEEDKRFRYDNSETTRLLGIEWIGLERSIVDTVRSLKRVEVSA, encoded by the exons ATGACCAAGGTTCTGTTGACTG GCGGCTCCGGCTTCATAGCGG CCCACATCCTCGACCAACTCCTCTCCGCCTCTCACACCGTCATCACAACCGTCCGCTCCCAATCCAAAGCCGACGCCATCACCTCCGCCtacccctcccaaaccacctCCGGCCACCTCACCGTCGCCATAGTCCCCGACATCGCCCAACCCAACGCCTTCGACTCGGTCCTCCAAACCCACGGCTCCGGCCTCGAAGTAGTCCTCCAcaccgcctcccccttccacttcAAATTCAACGACCCAAAGAAAGAGCTCATCGACCCTGCCCTCATCGGCACaacctccatcctctccgccatTACCCAATTCGCCCCCTCCGTCCGCCGCGTCGTCGtgacctcctcctttgcAGCTATAATCAACGAGGCTCACGTCTCcgacccctccaccgtcttctCCGAAAAATCATGGAACCCGGTCACGATAGATGACATCCACCGCAACCCAGCAACCGCCTACCGCGCCTCCAAGACCCTGGCGGAAAAGGCCGCCTGGGAGTTTGTGCAGAACAAGGAGAATGACGCAAAGTTTGACTTGGTCACCATCAACCCGCCGATGGTCTTCGGGCCCGTGGTCCACCATCTTGCTACCCTCGAGGCGATCAACACTTCTAATGAGAGGATCGTGGATGCCATCAAGgggaagtggaagggggagataCCCCCGACGGGCCAGGCTTACATCTGGGTTGATGTGCGGGATGTGGCGACTGCTCACGTAAGGGCTGGGTTAGGGCTTGTGGAGGGGGTAGCTGGGAAGAGGCTGTTTGTTGTTTCGGGGTGGTTTTCCAACGCTCGAATCGcggaggtgttgaggaagaacTTTCCAGATGATAAGGAAAAATTGCCTGAGGAGGGGGTCAAGGGGGGAGAATTGCCGGAGGAGGATAAGAGGTTTAGGTATGATAATAGTGAGACGacgaggttgttggggatTGAGTGGATTGGCTTAGAGAGGAGCATTGTTGATACGGTGAGGAGTTTGAAGAGGGTCGAGGTTTCTGCTTAG
- a CDS encoding hypothetical protein (EggNog:ENOG503NY0Y; COG:S) — protein MAPSLTAHTSFTRPRTSDRDHRDGRPVTRDQQDANLVIPSRTSSLHSRITQPIPGQLSAKPQQRTPKTLTHAYMVCGVGREPSQWVKAPTPQQGKIGHMKGAVPQFWLPEILGSSPRLEQDNEIARALHSAMRACFPHDVEICTGRSQPHCVHHAFVLQQDSSHTLYGICLRVWSRADDRRAETIRDLRKRTEPDFYDNPDEQYWIPYCLSFLSRYPLYNLLGDYLRGMWIHWNKATNLFHAEEVSRILSFPAPRLNDLVRIDMKDYALCYQFPSSPTGFQNFAMWPLFCCLSVPNIVGVIEAAISPTRRIIFVSHYPAMLTMAAETVRFCVRVYEWSGLYVPVVHARHAKDLVEEPGPYILGITAECRTLFTAPTDALVVDLDRNFVLTSNPPSALQPNQRTKFITRLTQALNGDVTPSGVPQHLRSAYGGGKLVPAGQIIVMRGQVESIQDPEWWNQDAVMSVMDHVCEKMGRNTGLKAVFGGSVKKPLMTKVSMRHLNEIVRERNQYSRDALEAWQDFINLKGRMDTELGKVNKRNNYLMEECDNWKQQFQRFQAFADTLTKETQDLKVKIETHKRENRRLGSLIDQQKDDAARLANRLAGTEKQRDDALEALVLQQEIAEELERERKRNRKELSTLQTTNTAISRQRDEARRVVLHLRSLISGQHHHMEHLVKTLTSPEELAAEIEAGFAAQDAVDAVEAQATGESSNDERFLKNLNAASRRISTQAFIDVADRHLKDKTDAIAHIIRNISEQCQAAVEGLQLAHDAEHGRSDSSASRSSRLSKSRRGSNISIARSDDDRSSAATSDVSDDHTLLRPNSGRLSSIPPTPDLVPNRSSTSMSFASTATTPERGSQHYLHGHHDIPTKIVEDDEDDIDGSQSDVHSVPQEAGVVGKHSESLIHRPSGARISALGGLGR, from the exons ATGGCGCCCTCTTTAACAGCCCACACTTCCTTCACCCGTCCGAGAACCAGCGACCGTGATCACCGCGACGGACGTCCTGTCACCCGTGATCAGCAAGACGCCAACCTCGTCATCCCGAGCCGCACCTCGTCCCTCCATTCCCGCATTACCCAGCCAATTCCTGGCCAGTTGAGCGCCAAACCTCAGCAGCGCACTCCCAAGACCCTTACTCATGCGTACATGGTCTGTGGTGTCGGCCGGGAGCCTTCGCAATGGGTGAAGGCTCCAACGCCCCAGCAGGGCAAGATTGGCCACATGAAGGGTGCCGTTCCTCAGTTCTGGCTTCCCGAGATTCTTGGGAGCAGTCCCAGGCTCGAGCAGGACAATGAGATTGCTCGTGCTTTGCACTCTGCTATGAGG GCATGCTTCCCCCACGATGTCGAGATTTGCACCGGCAGAAGCCAGCCTCACTGCGTCCACCACGCCTTTGTGCTCCAGCAGGATTCCTCCCACACTCTCTACGGTATCTGCCTGCGGGTGTGGTCCCGCGCCGATGACAGGCGAGCCGAGACGATCCGCGATCTCAGGAAACGCACCGAGCCCGACTTCTACGACAACCCGGACGAGCAATACTGGATCCCCTACTGCCTTTCGTTCCTCTCCCGCTACCCGCTGTACAACTTGCTCGGCGACTATCTGCGTGGTATGTGGATTCACTGGAACAAGGCTACTAACCTTTTTCACGCCGAGGAGGTTTCCCGAATTCTGAGTTTTCCCGCCCCTCGTCTCAACGATTTGGTTCGCATCGACATGAAGGACTATGCGCTCTGCTACCAGTTTCCTTCTTCGCCCACTGGGTTCCAAAACTTTGCCATGTGGCCCTTGTTCTGCTGTCTCTCGGTTCCCAACATTGTTGGTGTGATCGAGGCTGCCATTTCGCCCACCCGCCGCATCATTTTTGTCAGTCATTACCCAGCCATGCTCACCATGGCCGCCGAGACTGTCAGATTCTGTGTGCGCGTATATGAGTGGAGTGGTCTCTATGTCCCTGTTGTGCATGCTCGCCATGCCAAGGACCTTGTCGAGGAGCCTGGCCCGTACATCCTCGGTATCACTGCTGAGTGCAGAACGCTCTTCACTGCGCCGACAGATGCTCTGGTGGTGGATCTTGACCGCAACTTTGTGCTCacttccaaccccccctctgCGCTCCAGCCTAACCAGCGCACCAAGTTCATCACCCGCCTTACCCAGGCTCTGAATGGTGATGTAACACCATCGGGTGTTCCCCAGCACTTGCGTTCTGCGtacggcggcggcaagctTGTCCCCGCGGGTCAGATTATTGTCATGCGTGGACAGGTTGAGTCTATTCAGGACCCTGAATGGTGGAATCAAGATGCCGTCATGTCGGTGATGGACCATGTGTGCGAGAAGATGGGCCGCAACACCGGCCTGAAGGCTGTTTTTGGAGGGTCGGTCAAGAAGCCACTGATGACCAAGGTTTCCATGCGGCACTTGAACGAGATTGTCCGTGAACGTAACCAGTACTCACGCGACGCGTTGGAGGCCTGGCAGGATTTTATCAACCTTAAGGGGCGGATGGACACCGAACTCGGCAAGGTCAACAAGCGGAACAACTACCTTATGGAGGAGTGCGACAATTGGAAGCAGCAGTTCCAACGTTTCCAGGCCTTCGCTGACACCCTCACCAAGGAGACCCAAGATCTCAAGGTCAAGATTGAGACGCACAAGCGTGAGAACCGTCGCCTGGGCAGTCTTATTGATCAGCAAAAGGACGACGCCGCTCGTCTTGCCAATCGTCTGGCTGGCACCGAAAAGCAGCGTGACGATGCTCTTGAGGCTCTTGTCCTCCAGCAGGAGATTGCCGAGGAGCTTGAGCGCGAGCGTAAGAGGAATCGCAAGGAGCTGTCAACGCTCCAGACCACCAACACAGCCATCTCAAGACAGCGTGACGAAGCCCGCCGTGTTGTGCTTCACCTGCGTAGCTTGATTTCTGgccaacatcaccacatgGAGCACCTCGTCAAGACTCTGACGTCTCCCGAGGAGCTCGCTGCTGAGATTGAGGCTGGGTTTGCTGCGCAAGACGCCGTTGATGCGGTTGAAG CCCAAGCTACTGGCGAGTCTAGCAATGACGAGCGGTTCCTCAAGAACCTGAATGCTGCTAGCAGACGAATCTCTACGCAAGCATTCATCGACGTGGCGGATCGGCACCTCAAGGACAAGACCGATGCCATCGCCCATATCATCCGGAACATTTCGGAACAGTGTCAGGCCGCTGTTGAAGGCCTCCAACTTGCACATGACGCGGAGCACGGGAGGTCGGATTCTTCGGCCTCCCGTTCTTCGCGGTTGTCGAAAAGTCGCCGAGGGAGTAATATCTCCATCGCCCGGTCCGACGACGATCGCAGCTCGGCGGCAACGTCCGATGTCAGTGATGACCATACCCTCCTCCGACCGAACAGCGGGCGGCTCTCTAGCATCCCACCCACACCGGATCTCGTTCCCAACCGCAGCAGCACTAGCATGTCTTTCGCTAGCACGGCCACGACCCCTGAGCGAGGCTCTCAGCACTACCTCCACGGACACCATGACATCCCCACCAAGATcgtcgaggacgacgaggacgatatCGACGGATCTCAGTCTGATGTCCACTCCGTCCCCCAGGAAGCGGGAGTCGTGGGCAAGCACTCGGAGAGCCTGATCCACAGGCCTTCTGGTGCCCGCATCAGCGCCCTTGGTGGCCTCGGTCGCTAA
- the YME1 gene encoding i-AAA protease yme1 (MEROPS:MER0002197; COG:O; EggNog:ENOG503NUU2), with the protein MALHASGLPSIAAATSELWPSITKSLAVLSSTTQHARVSAAPVPNPTSSTTKLPSFMRNAPLAKLALETSSQANVSPTNILSVLSTMSPGSIAMANPLIRSSHAALMARRPVGTVLGLRFMSTTRPPIRMQSVSWPALKTLDALPPRNVQYRSFGNSNLVPHHLLSRTEAAANRNPQSAPTQASFYQLLLKANMPAIVVERYQSGRFAANESATQAYNQALAMIAGTLGSAGQTSAGISEQAAAAGQAIAAQRNGGNVAVSAGVTGKGGALHVIVDESFGSAAFRWFKFMLWFSLCAYVSLVVMTMVVETVSSLKRPGAKVDTMEAKAENQKARFSDVHGCDEAKEELQELVDFLRNPDKFNTLGGKLPKGVLLVGPPGTGKTLLARAVAGEAGVPFFFMSGSEFDEIYVGVGAKRVRELFNAAKAKSPSIVFIDELDAIGGKRNSRDATYVRQTLNQLLTEMDGFSQNSGVIVIAATNFPESLDKALTRPGRFDRHVVVSLPDVRGRIAILKHHAKKIKMAADVRMEDIAGRTSGLSGAELENIVNQAAIHASKLKNKVVTQKDMEWAKDKVIMGAEKRSMVITPKEKEMTAYHEAGHALVAFFNKQEGGSHLYKVTVLPRGQSLGHTAFLPEMDKYSYTVRDYLAMIDRALGGKVAEEIVYGSEFVTSGVSADLDSATRTAWHMVAQLGMSPKLGPVEYLRKYNELSSETRAMVESEVKKVLDDSYARARALLLSKRTELDLLAKALVEYETLDHDEVVKVLRGEKLTDRIAVPVGPMTVPAPTDPLEPGLPLPGLGDDGDGGSGGPPPPAPPPPAPARTSSEEK; encoded by the exons atggctcTCCACGCAAGTGGGCTGCCG AGCATCGCAGCGGCGACGTCGGAACTGTGGCCGTCTATTACAAAGTCCCTGGCCGTCCTTTCCTCGACGACGCAGCACGCCCGTGTCTCGGCTGCTCCTGTACCAAACCcgacatcctcgacgaccaaGCTTCCTAGCTTCATGCGCAACGCTCCACTGGCAAAGCTCGCTCTCGAAACATCTTCTCAGGCAAATGTATCGCCTACCAACATTCTCTCGGTATTATCTACAATGTCTCCCGGCTCCATCGCTATGGCGAACCCCCTCATCCGCAGCTCTCACGCTGCCCTGATGGCCCGTCGACCCGTCGGCACCGTCCTCGGTCTTCGCTTCATGAGCACCACTCGCCCCCCGATCCGTATGCAGTCTGTCTCCTGGCCTGCGCTCAAGACGCTCGATGCTCTCCCGCCTCGAAATGTTCAGTATCGGTCTTTTGGTAACTCCAACTTggttcctcaccacctcctttcTCGCACCGAGGCTGCCGCCAACCGGAATCCCCAAAGCGCACCTACCCAGGCCAGCTTTTACCAGCTCCTGCTCAAGGCCAACATGCCTGCCATAGTAGTGGAACGGTATCAGTCTG GACGCTTTGCTGCCAACGAAAGTGCCACGCAAGCATATAATCAGGCGCTTGCCATGATTGCTGGAACACTTGGCAGTGCCGGTCAGACCTCTGCGGGAATCAGTGAGCAGGCTGCAGCTGCTGGACAAGCAATTGCCGCTCAGCGCAACGGCGGCAATGTCGCTGTCTCTGCTGGCGTTACTGGAAAGGGTGGTGCGCTTCATGTTATCGTCGACGAATCGTTCGGTAGCGCTGCTTTCCGGTGGTTTAAGTTTATGCTCTGGTTCAGTTTGTGCGCCTACGTCAGTCTCGTGGTTATGACCATGGTCGTTGAAACAGTTAGTTCGCTGAAGAGACCTGGTGCCAAGGTTGACACTATGGAAGCCAAGGCCGAAAACCAAAAGGCTCGATTCTCGGACGTTCACGGCTGCgacgaggccaaggaggaacTTCAGGAGCTCGTCGATTTCCTGCGCAACCCCGACAAGTTCAACACACTTGGTGGTAAGCTCCCCAAGGGTGTGTTGCTTGTCGGACCTCCCGGTACTGGTAAAACTCTCTTGGCTCGGGCTGTTGCCGGTGAGGCTGGtgtgcccttcttcttcatgtCTGGCAGTGAGTTCGACGAGATTTATGTCGGCGTGGGCGCCAAGCGTGTCCGCGAGCTCTTCAATGCGGCCAAGGCCAAGTCTCCTTCCATTGTCTTCATTGATGAGCTGGACGCTATTGGCGGCAAGCGTAACTCTCGCGATGCTACCTATGTCCGGCAGACGCTGAACCAGCTTCTCACCGAAATGGACGGTTTCTCTCAGAACAGCGGCGTTATCGTCATTGCGGCCACCAACTTCCCCGAATCTCTCGACAAGGCTTTGACTCGTCCTGGCCGTTTCGATCGTCATGTCGTCGTCTCTCTCCCCGATGTCCGAGGCCGCATTGCCATCCTCAAGCACCACgccaagaagatcaagatgGCTGCCGATGTGCGTATGGAGGACATTGCCGGCCGTACCTCTGGTCTTTCTGGTGCTGAACTTGAAAACATCGTGAACCAAGCCGCCATCCACGccagcaagctcaagaacAAGGTCGTCACGCAGAAGGATATGGAATGGGCCAAGGACAAGGTCATCATGGGCGCTGAAAAGCGGAGCATGGTTATCACTcccaaggaaaaggagatgACTGCCTACCACGAGGCTGGCCACGCCCTTGTTGCTTTCTTCAACAAGCAAGAGGGCGGTAGCCATCTCTACAAGGTCACAGTCTTGCCTCGCGGTCAAAGCTTGGGTCACACCGCCTTCCTCCCGGAAATGGATAAGTACTCTTACACTGTAAGAGATTATCTTGCCATGATCGACCGTGCCCTTGGTGGCAAGGTTGCAGAGGAGATCGTGTACGGCAGCGAGTTTGTCACTAGCGGTGTTAGTGCT GATCTTGACAGTGCCACTCGCACCGCCTGGCACATGGTTGCCCAGCTCGGCATGTCGCCCAAGCTTGGCCCCGTTGAATACCTCCGCAAGTATAATGAACTCAGCTCGGAAACCCGCGCCATGGTCGAGTCCGAGGTCAAGAAGGTCCTGGATGACTCTTATGCCCGCGCCCGTGCGCTGCTCCTGTCGAAGAGGACGGAACTCGACCTGTTGGCTAAGGCTCTTGTCGAGTACGAGACTCTTGACCACGACGAGGTAGTCAAGGTCCTCCGCGGCGAGAAGCTCACGGACCGTATTGCTGTGCCCGTTGGCCCCATGACGGTGCCAGCACCAACCGATCCCTTGGAGCCAGGTCTGCCTCTGCCAGGcctgggtgatgatggtgatggtgggagtggcggtccaccaccgcctgccccaccaccaccagcgccagcgAGGACGTCATCGGAGGAGaaatga